The Miscanthus floridulus cultivar M001 chromosome 17, ASM1932011v1, whole genome shotgun sequence genome has a window encoding:
- the LOC136516232 gene encoding probable beta-1,3-galactosyltransferase 8 translates to MNYNRTAVESTSTVNVAATTMALLTERQPQPEKKPPRARPMSGKGVVMLCAASFFVGLLLSGRATLLAPPSNAPSGRGSRIALFSDGCDQSRRLDESSPKDIMKEVSRTHLAIQSLDKSVSSLEMELAVERAKQNGGLGVSVPSRGRLPKAFVVIGINTAFSSKKRRDSLRDTWVPRGDRLRRLEKEKGVVVRFVIGHSATPGGALDRAVDAEAAATADFLRLDHVEGYHELSAKTRTYFATAVATWDADFYVKVDDDVHVNLGMLTNRLNKYRARSRVYIGCMKSGPVLSQKGVKYYEQEYWKFGDEGNKYFRHATGQIYAVSRDLASYISINQPILHRFANEDVSLGAWLLGLEVEHVDDRSLCCATPPDFSGTWKPSFMDGSITLSQKSELRYIIHAGPATCILCRRLVECYFSTTSTPSGCSTMRACACGITGSCCLVLQNCNVVRTIPFSFVLLQTYDPFW, encoded by the exons ATGAACTACAACCGCACAGCCGTAGAGAGCACCAGTACTGTAAACGTCGCTGCGACGACGATG GCGCTGCTGACGGAGAGACAGCCGCAGCCGGAGAAGAAGCCGCCACGGGCGAGGCCGATGTCGGGGAAGGGCGTCGTCATGCTGTGCGCCGCGAGCTTCTTCGTGGGGCTGCTGCTCAGCGGCCGGGCGACGCTGCTGGCGCCGCCGTCGAACGCGCCTTCAGGCCGCGGCTCCAGGATCGCTCTGTTCTCAGATGGCTGCGACCAGAGTAGGCGT CTGGACGAGAGCAGCCCCAAGGACATCATGAAGGAGGTGTCAAGAACTCACCTAGCAATCCA GTCCTTGGACAAGTCGGTGTCGTCGCTGGAGATGGAGCTGGCCGTGGAACGAGCCAAGCAGAACGGCGGCCTCGGCGTGAGCGTGCCGTCCAGGGGCCGCCTCCCCAAGGCGTTCGTGGTGATCGGCATCAACACGGCCTTCAGCAGCAAGAAGCGGCGCGACTCGCTGCGCGACACCTGGGTGCCCCGAGGGGACAGGCTGCGGCGgctggagaaggagaagggggtgGTGGTCCGCTTCGTGATCGGGCACAGCGCGACGCCCGGCGGGGCGCTGGACCGCGCCGTCgacgcggaggcggcggcgacggcggactTCCTGCGGCTGGACCACGTGGAGGGCTACCACGAGCTGTCGGCCAAGACGCGGACCTACttcgccaccgccgtcgccaccTGGGACGCCGACTTCTACGTCAAGGTCGACGACGACGTGCACGTCAACCTGGGCATGCTGACGAACAGGCTCAACAAGTACAGGGCCAGGTCCAGGGTCTACATCGGCTGCATGAAGTCCGGCCCGGTGCTGTCGCAGAA GGGCGTCAAGTACTACGAGCAGGAGTACTGGAAGTTCGGCGACGAGGGCAACAAGTACTTCCGTCACGCCACGGGCCAGATCTACGCCGTCTCCAGGGACCTCGCCTCATACATCTCCATAAACCA GCCGATCCTGCACCGGTTCGCCAACGAGGACGTGTCGCTCGGCGCGTGGCTCCTCGGGCTGGAGGTCGAGCACGTCGACGACCGGAGCCTCTGCTGCGCCACGCCACCAG ATTTTTCTGGAACATGGAAACCATCATTCATGGATGGTAGCATAACACTTTCTCAGAAATCAGAGCTGAGATACATCATACACGCAGGACCAGCCACCTGCATTCTCTGCCGAAGACTAGTGGAGTGCTATTTCTCTACTACCAGTACACCAAGTGGTTGTAGCACGATGCGTGCATGTGCTTGTGGAATCACAGGGTCCTGCTGTTTAGTTTTGCAAAATTGCAATGTAGTTCGAACAATTCCTTTTTCATTCGTGCTTTTGCAAACTTATGACCCATTCTGGTGA
- the LOC136516233 gene encoding uncharacterized protein isoform X2 yields MARNPGCTVFIGNLDDKVPERVLYEILIQISGQDKPSSNGNIPVTPRLNSVPQPKQPQPMRSSDTPLPQHTAVNGRSAGYGISPNHSYDTHSQAPASSGLPRRGLSNGTYEYSRRVFGSVLNDVSRRATREPVPYPSY; encoded by the exons atggcgaggaACCCGGGCTGCACCGTCTTCATAG GTAACTTGGATGACAAGGTTCCTGAGAGGGTTCTGTATGAAATTCTTATTCAG ATCTCTGGGCAAGACAAACCCTCATCAAATGGCAATATCCCTGTAACTCCTAGGTTAAACTCTGTACCACAGCCAAAGCAACCTCAACCTATGAGGTCTAGTGATACTCCTTTGCCACAGCATACAGCTGTGAATGGCAGGAGTGCTGGTTATGGtatctcaccaaatcattcatACGACACACACTCTCAAG CACCGGCATCAAGTGGGTTACCGAGAAGAGGACTAAGCAACGGTACGTATGAATATAGTAGACGTGTATTTGGTTCTGTTCTGAATGATGTTAGCCGTCGAGCTACCAGGGAACCAGTTCCATACCCGTCCTACTAG
- the LOC136516233 gene encoding spliceosome-associated protein 49-like isoform X1, which produces MARNPGCTVFIGNLDDKVPERVLYEILIQVGRVVDLHIPRDKETSRPKGYAFAEYETEEIAQYAVKLFSGLVRLQNKALRFAISGQDKPSSNGNIPVTPRLNSVPQPKQPQPMRSSDTPLPQHTAVNGRSAGYGISPNHSYDTHSQAPASSGLPRRGLSNGTYEYSRRVFGSVLNDVSRRATREPVPYPSY; this is translated from the exons atggcgaggaACCCGGGCTGCACCGTCTTCATAG GTAACTTGGATGACAAGGTTCCTGAGAGGGTTCTGTATGAAATTCTTATTCAGGTAGGTCGTGTTGTAGACCTACACATACCTCGTGACAAGGAAACTAGCCGACCAAAAGGTTATGCTTTTGCTGAGTATGAAACAGAGGAGATTGCCCAGTATGCTGTTAAGCTATTTTCTGGCCTTGTTCGACTTCAAAATAAAGCACTTAGATTTGCG ATCTCTGGGCAAGACAAACCCTCATCAAATGGCAATATCCCTGTAACTCCTAGGTTAAACTCTGTACCACAGCCAAAGCAACCTCAACCTATGAGGTCTAGTGATACTCCTTTGCCACAGCATACAGCTGTGAATGGCAGGAGTGCTGGTTATGGtatctcaccaaatcattcatACGACACACACTCTCAAG CACCGGCATCAAGTGGGTTACCGAGAAGAGGACTAAGCAACGGTACGTATGAATATAGTAGACGTGTATTTGGTTCTGTTCTGAATGATGTTAGCCGTCGAGCTACCAGGGAACCAGTTCCATACCCGTCCTACTAG